A part of Desulfofundulus salinus genomic DNA contains:
- the hisF gene encoding imidazole glycerol phosphate synthase subunit HisF: MLTKRIIPCLDVTDGRVVKGTNFLNLRDAGDPVELAALYDREGADELVFLDITASARGRKTVLDMVYRTAGEVFIPFTVGGGIGSLEDIRAILSAGADKVSINTAAVKNPRLVAEAAQRFGSQCIVVAIDARRVGEAKWEVYIHGGRTPTGIDAVQWARQVEALGAGEILLTSMDRDGTKDGYDLELTRTVARAVNIPVIASGGVGTLEHIAQGLTTGEADAALAASIFHFGEYSIRQVKEYLKERGISVRLPC, translated from the coding sequence GTGCTGACCAAACGCATCATCCCCTGTTTAGACGTTACCGATGGCCGGGTGGTGAAAGGAACCAATTTTTTAAACCTGCGGGATGCCGGGGATCCCGTGGAGCTGGCCGCTCTTTATGACCGGGAAGGGGCCGACGAACTGGTCTTCTTAGACATCACTGCCTCGGCCCGGGGCCGCAAAACAGTCCTGGACATGGTTTACCGCACGGCGGGAGAAGTATTCATCCCTTTTACCGTAGGCGGCGGGATTGGCTCCCTGGAGGACATCCGGGCCATCCTATCTGCGGGAGCCGACAAGGTGTCCATAAATACTGCGGCGGTAAAAAACCCCCGGCTGGTGGCGGAGGCGGCCCAACGATTCGGCAGTCAATGCATTGTGGTGGCCATTGATGCCCGCCGGGTTGGTGAAGCAAAATGGGAAGTGTACATACACGGCGGACGTACCCCCACCGGCATCGACGCCGTGCAGTGGGCCAGGCAGGTGGAAGCACTGGGGGCAGGGGAAATCCTGCTCACCAGTATGGACAGGGACGGCACCAAAGACGGCTATGACCTGGAACTAACCCGTACCGTGGCCCGGGCGGTAAACATACCGGTAATTGCTTCCGGTGGGGTGGGCACTTTAGAACATATTGCCCAGGGGCTGACCACCGGCGAAGCCGATGCAGCTCTGGCGGCTTCCATCTTTCATTTTGGTGAATATTCCATCCGCCAGGTAAAGGAATACCTCAAGGAACGGGGTATCTCCGTACGGCTGCCCTGTTAG
- the hisC gene encoding histidinol-phosphate transaminase — protein sequence MNAAFDPAALVRPDLDGLVPYQVHVHHNVIKLDANENPYDFPPSIREEIWRELGNHTFTRYPDPVAGELVDQLSDYTGVPAGGILAGNGSDELILTLLLTFGTGGRVVITPPTFSMYEVHARIAGARPVNVPRRQNFALDVPGVITAARHPETRVIFLCSPNNPTGNVTPPEEVAEILKNSRALVVVDEAYQEFGGESCVPLLKEYSNLVVLRTFSKAFGLAGLRVGYLLADPAVVQQLLRIKQPFNLNAFSQLAARTVMARREEFNRLIKLILQDREELYRELAALPGVEVFPTAANFILFRTPLPAEQVYRELLAKGILIRNMHGPGLEQCLRVTVGKRDENRLFLEKLKTILGL from the coding sequence ATGAATGCTGCCTTTGATCCCGCAGCGCTGGTGCGTCCGGACCTGGACGGACTGGTACCCTACCAGGTTCATGTCCATCACAACGTAATTAAACTGGACGCCAACGAAAATCCTTACGATTTTCCTCCTTCCATCCGGGAGGAAATCTGGCGGGAACTGGGGAATCATACCTTTACCCGCTATCCCGACCCCGTGGCCGGTGAGCTGGTCGACCAGCTTTCTGATTACACCGGCGTACCGGCCGGCGGCATCCTGGCGGGCAACGGCTCTGATGAGCTGATCCTCACCCTGTTATTAACCTTTGGCACCGGAGGGCGGGTGGTCATCACCCCTCCCACTTTTTCCATGTACGAGGTACATGCCCGCATAGCGGGTGCCCGGCCAGTAAACGTACCCCGCAGGCAAAACTTTGCCCTGGACGTACCGGGCGTGATCACGGCGGCCCGGCATCCCGAAACCCGGGTGATCTTCCTGTGTTCACCCAACAACCCCACGGGGAACGTCACCCCGCCGGAGGAAGTGGCCGAAATACTAAAGAACAGCCGCGCCCTGGTGGTGGTGGACGAGGCCTACCAGGAATTTGGCGGGGAAAGCTGTGTACCCCTGTTGAAGGAATATTCCAACCTGGTGGTCCTGCGCACCTTTTCCAAAGCTTTCGGGTTAGCCGGCCTGCGGGTGGGCTATTTGCTGGCCGATCCGGCAGTGGTTCAACAACTGCTGCGCATCAAACAGCCCTTTAATTTGAACGCCTTTTCCCAGCTCGCCGCCCGCACGGTAATGGCCCGCCGGGAAGAGTTCAACCGTTTGATCAAACTGATCCTGCAGGACCGGGAGGAACTTTACCGGGAACTGGCTGCCCTGCCGGGGGTTGAAGTTTTTCCCACGGCGGCCAATTTTATTCTTTTCCGTACTCCTTTGCCGGCGGAGCAGGTATACCGGGAGTTGCTGGCGAAGGGGATCTTGATCCGCAACATGCACGGCCCCGGGCTGGAACAATGCCTGCGGGTAACGGTGGGGAAAAGGGATGAAAACCGACTTTTCCTGGAAAAGCTAAAAACGATTTTAGGGCTGTAG
- the hisB gene encoding imidazoleglycerol-phosphate dehydratase HisB → MGKIGSQRVAGMKRRTGETEIRVHLNLDGTGNYQIKTGIGFLDHMLCLFTRHACFDLELNARGDLEVDGHHTAEDTAICLGRALKEALGKKEGINRYGHALLPMDEALVLVAVDLSGRGFLAYDVSLPSPRVGNFDTELVEEFLRALALNGEFTLHVRLLAGRNTHHIIEAIFKGLGRALKSALAVDPRTSGVPSTKGLL, encoded by the coding sequence GTGGGGAAAATAGGTTCACAGAGGGTGGCCGGGATGAAGCGTCGCACCGGTGAAACGGAAATCCGGGTGCATCTGAACCTGGATGGGACGGGCAATTACCAGATCAAGACGGGCATCGGCTTTCTGGATCACATGCTTTGCCTTTTCACCCGGCACGCCTGTTTTGACCTTGAGCTTAACGCCCGGGGTGACCTGGAAGTGGACGGTCACCACACGGCAGAAGATACGGCCATTTGCCTGGGCCGGGCCTTGAAGGAAGCCCTGGGCAAAAAGGAAGGCATTAATCGTTACGGCCATGCCCTTTTGCCCATGGATGAGGCTTTAGTGCTGGTGGCGGTAGATTTAAGCGGCCGGGGCTTTTTAGCCTACGATGTTTCCTTGCCGTCACCCCGGGTGGGGAATTTCGATACCGAGCTGGTGGAAGAATTCCTGCGGGCGCTGGCCTTAAACGGGGAGTTCACCCTGCACGTACGCCTCCTGGCCGGGCGGAACACCCACCATATCATTGAAGCCATATTCAAGGGCCTGGGCCGGGCGCTGAAATCCGCCCTGGCCGTAGATCCCCGAACGTCGGGGGTGCCCTCCACTAAAGGGTTGTTGTAG
- the purD gene encoding phosphoribosylamine--glycine ligase, translated as MKVLVVGGGGREHALVWKLKQSPRVKEIFCAPGNAGIASLARCVPIGAEDISGLVAFARQEKIDLTVVGPEGPLTMGIVDSFNEAGLAIFGPTARAAAIEGSKVLAKELMAKYDIPTARFAAFSDAGEAAAYIRKLNAPCVLKADGLAAGKGVIVCRTVEEALGAVEDIMVKGVFGAAGSRVVVEEYLTGQEVSILAFTDGETVIPMLPAQDHKQVYDGDRGPNTGGMGAYAPAPVCTPEVYQTALEKILIPTVRAMAAEGRPYRGVLYAGLMVTDEGPRVLEFNARFGDPEAQPVLMLLETDLVEVIEAVLSGRLAEKEIRWQPGAAVCVVLASGGYPGPYRKGYPISGLDRVPSDVLVFHAGTALEDGRVVTAGGRVLGVTAAAETIAAAIEKAYAAVEQIHFEGMHYRRDIGRKALM; from the coding sequence ATGAAAGTGCTGGTGGTAGGCGGTGGCGGCCGGGAACACGCCCTGGTATGGAAGCTAAAACAGAGCCCCCGGGTAAAAGAAATCTTTTGCGCCCCGGGCAACGCCGGCATTGCTTCCCTGGCCCGCTGTGTACCCATCGGGGCGGAAGATATCTCCGGCCTGGTGGCCTTCGCCCGGCAGGAAAAAATCGACCTCACCGTGGTGGGACCGGAAGGCCCCCTAACCATGGGCATTGTGGATTCCTTCAACGAAGCGGGCCTGGCCATTTTCGGGCCTACCGCCCGCGCCGCCGCCATTGAGGGAAGCAAGGTGCTGGCCAAGGAGCTCATGGCTAAATACGACATTCCCACGGCGCGGTTTGCCGCCTTTAGCGATGCCGGGGAAGCAGCCGCCTACATCCGGAAATTAAATGCTCCCTGTGTGCTGAAGGCCGACGGCCTGGCCGCCGGCAAAGGAGTGATTGTCTGCCGGACGGTGGAAGAGGCCCTGGGGGCAGTGGAAGACATCATGGTTAAAGGTGTGTTTGGTGCCGCCGGCAGCCGGGTGGTGGTGGAGGAATACCTCACCGGCCAGGAAGTAAGCATTCTGGCCTTTACCGATGGAGAAACGGTTATTCCCATGCTTCCCGCCCAGGACCACAAACAGGTTTACGACGGCGACCGGGGCCCCAACACCGGCGGCATGGGGGCCTATGCGCCCGCTCCCGTCTGCACACCGGAGGTTTACCAGACCGCCCTGGAGAAGATCCTTATCCCCACCGTGCGGGCCATGGCTGCCGAAGGGCGGCCTTACCGGGGAGTTCTCTACGCCGGATTAATGGTCACCGACGAAGGCCCCAGGGTCCTGGAATTCAACGCCCGCTTCGGCGATCCGGAGGCCCAGCCGGTGCTCATGCTCCTGGAAACCGACCTGGTGGAGGTCATCGAAGCGGTATTGTCCGGTCGTCTGGCGGAAAAGGAAATCCGCTGGCAGCCGGGAGCAGCCGTGTGTGTAGTGCTGGCCTCGGGGGGCTACCCCGGCCCTTACCGTAAGGGTTACCCCATTTCCGGCCTGGACCGGGTGCCTTCTGACGTTCTGGTCTTTCACGCCGGCACGGCCCTGGAAGACGGCCGGGTGGTTACCGCCGGCGGCCGGGTCCTGGGTGTAACCGCCGCGGCCGAAACCATTGCCGCAGCCATCGAAAAAGCCTATGCCGCCGTGGAACAAATCCACTTTGAAGGCATGCACTACCGCCGGGACATCGGCCGCAAGGCTTTAATGTAA
- a CDS encoding YerC/YecD family TrpR-related protein, with amino-acid sequence MAYTGKLKDPLLDELFEAVLTLRDIDECYQFFEDICTVAELKAMAQRLAVAKMLQENRTYTEIAAQTGASTATISRVKRCLNYGADGYKLVLARLAVKEKALR; translated from the coding sequence ATGGCATATACGGGCAAACTGAAGGACCCATTGTTGGACGAATTATTTGAAGCGGTGCTTACACTGCGGGATATAGACGAATGCTACCAGTTCTTTGAAGACATCTGTACCGTGGCCGAGCTCAAAGCCATGGCCCAGCGCCTGGCCGTAGCCAAGATGCTGCAGGAAAACCGCACCTACACGGAAATTGCCGCCCAAACGGGGGCCAGCACGGCTACCATCAGCCGGGTTAAGCGCTGCCTTAATTACGGTGCCGACGGCTATAAACTGGTCCTGGCCCGGCTGGCCGTAAAGGAGAAAGCCCTCCGGTAA
- the hisA gene encoding 1-(5-phosphoribosyl)-5-[(5-phosphoribosylamino)methylideneamino]imidazole-4-carboxamide isomerase — MLIIPAIDLRAGKCVRLVEGRLDRETVYSDDPVAVARLWEDQGARWLHVVDLDGAFTGEPKNWDMIRGILSAVRIPVQVGGGIRDMAVIEQLLGLGAARVILGTVAIINPGMVAEACARYGESIVVGIDARNGKVAIEGWGVTAEKNALELAAEMKGLGVKRVVFTDIWRDGTLKGPNLAVVEEVARSTQLKIIASGGVSSLADLRALKAMEPLGVEAVIIGKALYAGTINLRDALEIAREELEEQVC, encoded by the coding sequence ATGTTAATTATCCCGGCAATTGACCTGCGGGCAGGCAAATGTGTGCGCCTGGTAGAGGGCCGGCTGGACAGGGAAACCGTTTACTCCGATGATCCCGTCGCTGTAGCCCGCCTTTGGGAAGACCAGGGCGCCCGCTGGCTGCACGTGGTGGATCTGGATGGAGCCTTTACCGGCGAGCCCAAGAACTGGGACATGATCCGGGGCATCCTTTCCGCCGTCCGCATACCCGTGCAGGTGGGAGGGGGCATCCGGGACATGGCGGTAATTGAACAACTGCTGGGGCTGGGGGCTGCCCGGGTGATCCTGGGCACGGTAGCCATTATCAATCCCGGTATGGTGGCCGAGGCCTGTGCCCGTTACGGCGAGTCCATTGTGGTGGGCATTGACGCCCGCAACGGCAAAGTGGCCATTGAAGGCTGGGGAGTGACGGCCGAAAAGAACGCCCTGGAACTGGCCGCCGAGATGAAAGGCCTGGGTGTCAAACGGGTGGTGTTTACCGACATCTGGCGGGACGGTACACTGAAAGGCCCGAACCTGGCCGTGGTGGAAGAAGTGGCCCGGTCCACGCAGTTAAAGATCATTGCTTCCGGGGGGGTTTCCAGTCTGGCCGACCTGCGGGCACTGAAGGCCATGGAACCCCTGGGGGTGGAAGCGGTGATTATCGGTAAGGCCCTTTATGCCGGCACCATAAATCTGCGGGATGCCCTGGAAATCGCCCGGGAGGAATTGGAGGAACAGGTGTGCTGA
- the purH gene encoding bifunctional phosphoribosylaminoimidazolecarboxamide formyltransferase/IMP cyclohydrolase — MRALISVSDKTGLVDFARNLVELGVEIVSTGGTARTLKEAGLPVTYISEVTGFPEILDGRVKTLHPAVHGGILALRTPDHLNQLKAHHITPIDIVVVNLYPFRETIARPGVTLEEAIENIDIGGPAMVRAAAKNHRYVLVVVNPARYPQVLKALAEGKVGDDLRLELAREAFAHTAAYDTAIAAYLQKQIQGDEPFPPAWHISVELAQPLRYGENPHQRAAFYRDPTVTGPCVGNAVQLAGKELSFNNILDLNAALELVREFIDPSVVIIKHNNPCGAASAGDLATAYRLAYEGDPVSAFGGIVACNRTVDKETAEQMAAIFLEAVIAPDFTPEALEILTQKANLRLLKTGPLTVRSTDRLDIRKVNGGLLIQEADLELTRPDEVRVVTEKQPSEEQLAEMAFAMAVVKHVKSNAIVVTRNRQLIGVGAGQMNRVGAARIALEQAGEKARGAVLASDAFFPFRDTVDEAAKAGIAAIIQPGGSLRDEESIAACNEYGIAMVFTGMRHFKH, encoded by the coding sequence ATGCGCGCCCTGATCAGCGTTTCGGACAAAACGGGACTGGTAGACTTCGCCCGGAATCTGGTAGAACTGGGGGTAGAAATCGTCTCCACCGGGGGGACCGCCCGCACCCTGAAAGAAGCCGGTCTGCCCGTTACATACATTTCAGAGGTCACCGGCTTTCCCGAAATTTTAGACGGCCGGGTAAAAACGCTGCACCCCGCCGTCCACGGGGGCATTCTGGCCCTGCGCACCCCCGACCACCTGAATCAGCTAAAAGCGCACCACATCACCCCCATCGATATAGTGGTGGTTAACCTGTACCCGTTCCGGGAAACCATTGCCCGCCCCGGCGTGACCCTGGAAGAAGCCATAGAAAACATTGATATTGGCGGCCCGGCCATGGTGCGGGCGGCGGCGAAAAACCACCGTTACGTACTGGTAGTGGTGAACCCGGCCCGCTATCCCCAGGTGCTCAAAGCCCTCGCGGAAGGAAAAGTCGGCGATGATCTGCGCCTGGAACTGGCCCGGGAGGCCTTTGCCCACACCGCCGCCTATGACACCGCCATTGCCGCCTACCTGCAGAAACAGATCCAGGGGGATGAACCTTTCCCGCCGGCCTGGCACATTTCCGTTGAGCTGGCCCAGCCCCTGCGTTACGGGGAGAACCCCCACCAGCGGGCCGCCTTTTACCGGGATCCTACCGTTACCGGCCCCTGTGTGGGCAACGCCGTGCAACTGGCCGGTAAAGAGCTTTCCTTTAATAATATTCTTGATTTAAATGCCGCCCTGGAACTGGTGCGGGAGTTCATCGATCCTTCGGTGGTAATTATCAAGCACAACAACCCCTGTGGGGCAGCCAGTGCCGGCGACCTGGCCACGGCCTACCGCCTGGCCTACGAAGGTGATCCCGTATCGGCTTTTGGCGGTATAGTGGCCTGCAACCGCACCGTGGATAAAGAAACGGCCGAGCAAATGGCCGCCATATTCCTGGAAGCCGTGATTGCCCCCGACTTTACCCCTGAGGCCCTGGAAATACTGACCCAAAAGGCCAACCTGCGCCTTTTAAAAACCGGCCCCCTGACCGTCCGGTCCACCGACCGGCTGGACATCCGTAAAGTTAACGGCGGGCTGCTCATTCAGGAGGCCGATCTGGAATTAACCCGTCCAGATGAGGTGAGGGTGGTCACCGAGAAACAACCCTCTGAAGAACAGCTGGCCGAGATGGCCTTTGCCATGGCCGTGGTCAAGCACGTGAAGTCCAACGCCATTGTGGTCACCAGGAACCGCCAGCTCATCGGCGTGGGGGCAGGGCAGATGAACCGGGTGGGAGCGGCCCGGATTGCCCTGGAGCAGGCCGGCGAAAAGGCCAGGGGTGCGGTGCTGGCTTCGGACGCCTTTTTCCCCTTCCGGGACACGGTGGATGAAGCAGCTAAAGCCGGCATTGCCGCTATTATCCAGCCCGGGGGGTCGCTGCGGGATGAAGAGTCCATTGCCGCCTGCAACGAGTACGGCATAGCCATGGTCTTCACCGGCATGCGCCATTTCAAACACTAG
- the hisIE gene encoding bifunctional phosphoribosyl-AMP cyclohydrolase/phosphoribosyl-ATP diphosphatase HisIE, with product MTFDAGCLKYDSAGLIPAIIQDADTNIVLMMAYMNKEALEKTLATGETWFWSRSRQKLWHKGETSGNVQKVQEITYDCDRDTLLIRVKQTGAACHEGYYTCFHYRINPETGQTEVIGEQQFNPEEVYGPKSQPEDTPTVDDTGNAPAPGAAPAVNALILEELYQVIKERQEKRPPGSYTAKLFNKGLDKMLEKLGEETTELIIEAKNRDREEVIKESADVLYHLLVILAEQGITPAEVFAELAERRKDD from the coding sequence ATGACCTTTGACGCTGGCTGTTTGAAATACGATAGTGCTGGTTTGATCCCGGCCATCATCCAGGACGCCGATACCAATATAGTGTTGATGATGGCCTATATGAACAAGGAAGCGCTGGAAAAAACCCTGGCCACCGGGGAAACCTGGTTTTGGAGCCGCAGCCGGCAAAAGTTGTGGCACAAGGGGGAAACCTCCGGCAACGTGCAAAAGGTACAGGAGATAACCTACGATTGCGACCGGGACACCCTGCTGATCAGGGTGAAGCAAACGGGAGCCGCCTGCCACGAGGGTTATTACACCTGCTTCCACTACCGCATCAATCCGGAAACGGGGCAAACGGAAGTGATTGGAGAGCAGCAGTTTAACCCGGAAGAGGTTTACGGCCCCAAATCCCAACCGGAGGATACACCAACAGTTGACGACACGGGCAACGCACCGGCCCCTGGTGCCGCCCCCGCAGTCAATGCCCTGATATTGGAGGAGCTCTACCAGGTAATCAAGGAACGGCAGGAAAAACGCCCCCCCGGTTCCTATACCGCCAAACTCTTCAACAAGGGCCTGGACAAAATGCTCGAAAAGCTGGGAGAAGAGACCACCGAGCTGATCATCGAGGCCAAGAACCGGGACCGGGAAGAGGTCATCAAAGAAAGCGCCGATGTCCTTTACCACCTGCTGGTAATCCTGGCCGAACAGGGCATTACACCGGCAGAGGTGTTTGCTGAACTGGCCGAGCGGAGAAAAGATGACTAG
- the hisD gene encoding histidinol dehydrogenase, whose protein sequence is MIEIIGAEDPALEQLLTRHPAGREEAIARVREIIAGVRDGGDEALCRYTARFDGINLTPEELKVKPEEISEAKKQVKEDFLAALAVAVENITAYHRRQLTNSWMEPDARGLLVGQLVRPLARVGVYVPGGTAAYPSSVLMNALPARVAGVKEIAMVTPPDREGKINPHTLVAADLAGVTEIYKVGGAQAIAALAYGTQTIRPVDKIVGPGNLYVTLAKQQVFGLVDIDMLAGPSEVLVIADDSADPRHVAADMLSQAEHDPLAQALLLTPDSQLAQAVKEELKRQLNDLPRQEIAAESLASHGAIILTRDIAQAVDLANRFAPEHLELVVREPFSWLGRITTAGAVFLGPHAPEPLGDYLAGPSHVLPTGGTARFYSPLGVDAFLKRISVISCSREAFLEMAPHIIRLARVEGLDAHARAVEVRLDKSCRESEKS, encoded by the coding sequence TTGATTGAAATTATTGGTGCGGAAGATCCGGCTTTGGAGCAACTGCTAACCCGCCACCCGGCCGGCCGGGAGGAGGCTATTGCCAGGGTAAGGGAGATCATAGCCGGTGTGCGGGACGGAGGGGATGAGGCCCTCTGCCGGTATACGGCCCGTTTCGATGGAATTAACCTTACCCCGGAAGAACTGAAGGTAAAGCCGGAAGAAATCTCCGAAGCAAAGAAGCAGGTTAAAGAAGACTTTTTAGCCGCCCTGGCGGTGGCGGTAGAGAACATCACCGCCTATCACCGGCGCCAGTTGACCAACTCCTGGATGGAGCCCGATGCCCGGGGCCTTTTGGTAGGACAGCTTGTGCGTCCCCTGGCCCGGGTTGGTGTTTACGTGCCGGGAGGCACGGCAGCCTATCCCTCCTCGGTGTTGATGAATGCCCTTCCCGCCCGGGTGGCCGGGGTAAAGGAAATCGCCATGGTCACCCCTCCCGACCGCGAGGGAAAAATTAATCCCCACACGCTGGTGGCTGCCGACCTGGCGGGAGTAACGGAAATTTACAAGGTGGGCGGGGCACAGGCCATTGCCGCCCTGGCCTATGGAACGCAAACCATCCGGCCGGTGGACAAAATCGTCGGGCCGGGCAATCTTTACGTTACCCTGGCCAAGCAGCAGGTCTTTGGCCTGGTGGATATCGACATGCTGGCGGGGCCCAGCGAAGTGCTGGTAATCGCCGATGATTCGGCCGATCCCCGGCATGTGGCAGCCGACATGTTATCCCAGGCCGAACACGATCCCCTGGCCCAGGCCCTGCTTCTCACTCCGGACAGTCAACTGGCACAGGCCGTCAAGGAGGAACTAAAGCGCCAGCTGAACGATTTGCCGCGGCAGGAAATTGCCGCCGAATCTTTAGCCAGCCACGGAGCCATTATCCTGACCCGGGACATTGCCCAGGCCGTGGACCTGGCCAACCGCTTCGCCCCGGAACATCTGGAGCTGGTGGTGAGGGAGCCTTTCTCCTGGCTGGGACGCATTACCACAGCCGGAGCCGTTTTTTTGGGACCCCATGCCCCGGAACCATTGGGGGATTATCTGGCCGGCCCCAGCCATGTTCTGCCCACCGGGGGTACCGCCCGTTTTTATTCCCCCCTGGGCGTGGATGCCTTTTTAAAAAGAATCAGCGTTATCTCCTGCTCCCGGGAAGCGTTCCTGGAAATGGCTCCCCACATTATCCGGCTGGCCCGGGTGGAAGGTCTGGACGCCCACGCCAGGGCTGTAGAGGTAAGGCTGGACAAGTCATGCCGGGAGAGTGAAAAATCATGA
- the hisH gene encoding imidazole glycerol phosphate synthase subunit HisH — protein sequence MIAIIDYGMGNLRSVQKAFERVGFGAEVVQDPARVGQARGVVLPGVGAFRDAMDNLKAAGLDRAVKEAIAGGKPFLGICLGLQLLFEVSEEFGSTPGLGIFPGRVRRIHWEVKIPHMGWNQVFFQKEISLTRGIPDGSTFYFVHSYYVDPGDQDLVAGVTTYGQPFTSMVNRGNVFGIQFHPEKSSTLGLKILQNFGELVAKC from the coding sequence TTGATTGCCATCATTGATTACGGGATGGGGAACCTGCGCAGTGTACAGAAAGCCTTTGAGAGGGTGGGGTTTGGGGCCGAGGTGGTGCAGGATCCGGCCCGGGTGGGACAGGCCCGGGGGGTGGTCCTGCCGGGAGTGGGAGCCTTCCGGGATGCCATGGACAATCTTAAAGCTGCCGGCCTGGACCGGGCGGTGAAAGAGGCCATTGCCGGAGGCAAACCCTTTTTGGGCATCTGCCTGGGACTGCAGCTCCTGTTTGAAGTGAGTGAGGAGTTTGGCTCGACACCGGGCCTGGGTATTTTTCCCGGCCGGGTGCGCCGTATTCACTGGGAGGTTAAAATCCCCCACATGGGGTGGAACCAGGTATTTTTCCAAAAGGAGATTTCCCTGACCCGGGGAATACCTGACGGATCAACTTTTTATTTCGTTCATTCATATTATGTAGACCCGGGGGACCAGGACCTGGTGGCGGGGGTAACCACCTACGGTCAGCCCTTTACCTCCATGGTCAATCGGGGTAACGTTTTTGGCATCCAGTTTCACCCGGAAAAGAGCAGCACCCTGGGGCTAAAAATTCTGCAAAACTTTGGGGAGTTGGTGGCCAAATGTTAA